The DNA segment CATCGCGAGGATGTGGTCGGAGTAATGGGCGGCGAAGTTGATGTCGTGCACCACCAGGATCACCGTACGGCCCTGCTCGTCACACAGCCGGCGCAGCGCACGCATGATGTGCACGGCGTGTTTGATATCGAGGTTGTTCAACGGCTCGTCTAGCAGCAGGCAGTCGGTTTGCTGGGCGATGGTCATGGCCAGGAACGCCATTTGCCGCTGGCCGCCGCTGAGCTCGTCGAGGTAGGCGCGGCGCAGGGGTTGCAGCGCGAGAAAGCTCAGCGCGTCATCGATCACGCGGTGATCTTCGCCGGTCAGCGCGCCACGGCTGTAAGGGAAGCGCCCGAAGGCCACCAGTTCCTCGACGGTCAGGCGCAGGTTGAAATCCGGCGCCTGGCGCAAGGTGGCCACGCGCTTGGCGTAGTCGCGCAGCGGGATATCGCCGACCTGACGGCCATCCAAGCGAATGTCGCCGCCGCTCGGTGCCATCAGCCTCGCGATCATCATCAACAGCGTGGTCTTGCCGGCGCCATTGGGGCCGATCAGCGAGGTCAGGCGCCCAGCGGCAAAGTTCGCGTTGACGCCGGCCAGCACGGTCTGGGTGCCGTAGGTTTTGTGGAGGTTGTGCACAGCTATCATCGGGTGCCTCGGGTGCGCAGCATCAGCGCCAGGAAATACGTGCCGCACAGCAGGTTCACAAGAATGCTGACGGTGGTCTTGTAGTTGAAGACGTGCTCGACCAGCAGTTGCGCCGCGATAAAAATCGCGATGGCAATCGTGCTGCCCATGGGCAACGTGACCCGGTGGCGGAACGTGCGCGCCAACGCATAGGTGGTGTTGGCCACGAGCACGCCCATGAACGTCGTGGGCCCCAGCAGCCCAGTGGAAATCGCCACCAACGCCGCGACCAACGCCAGCTGCAGGCGCACCACGCGCGGGTAATCCACCCCCAGCGACATGGCTTGGTCGCGGCCCAGGGCGAGCACATCGAGGGTAGGCAACGTGCGTGCAAAGCCCAGGCACAGCGCCGCCACCAACAACCCCGAGAACAGCAGTTGCTGCGGCTGCACGCGGTTGAACGAGGCCTGGCTGAAGTCTTGCAGGATCGAGAACTCGCCGGGGCTGATCTTCAACTGCACAAACTGCGTGACCGTGCCGATCACCAGGCTCAACACCAGGCCCAGCAGCAACAGGAAGTACACGTTGCTGTTACCCTCGCGCAGCAACCAGCGTTGCAGCGCCCAGGAATAGCCGAGCATCAGCAGCACCGACAGCACAAAATTGCCCTGGCTGCCCAGCAGCATCAGGCTGGCGGTGCCCAGCAACAACACCAACAACGCCTGGAACAACAGGTACACCGCTTCATAACCCATGATCGCCGGCGTGAGGATGCGGTTGCCGGTGAGGGTCTGGAAAATGATCGACGACCACGCCACGCACACCCCGCCGATACACATCGCCGCCAACCGCGCGAGCCGCTTGGGGATCACGTAGTCAAAATCCAGCCCCGAACGGAACAGCACAAAGCCCAACGCCAGGGCGAATACCAAGGCCCACAGCCGCTTCATCGCTGCCTCCAGACGATCAACGCGAGGAACAACCCGCCACCCACGATGCCCGCGGTGAGGCCAATCGGCACTTCGAACGGGAAGATCAGCAGGCGCCCGAGAATGTCGCAGGCCAGCAGCAACGCGGCGCCGCCGAGGGCGACGATGGGCAGCGTGCGGCTGAGGTTTTCGCCGTAATACAAGGCCACCAAATTGGGAATCATCAGGCCGACAAAGGGGATCGAACCGATGGTGATCACCGTCGCCGCCACGGTCACGGCCACCAGCAACAGGCCCAGCGCCGCCGTGGCCGCGTAGTTCAGGCCCAGGCTGGTGGCCATGCCCTCGCCCATGCCCATCACGGTAAAACGCTGCGCATACAGGTACGCCAGCGCGACGATGGGCAGGATCAGATAAATGATCTCGTAGTTGCCCTGCACCACCTTGGAAAAATCCCCCAGCAGCCAGCCCTGCATGCTTTGCAGGATGTTGTGGCGGTACGCATAAAACTCGGAAATGGCGCTGAGTACACCGCCGTACATCAGGCCAATCACCGGCACCAGCAAGGTATGGTGAAAACGCAGGCGCCGGATGATCGCCAGGAACACTAGGCTCGCCGCGAAGCAACACAGCAGCGCAAACAGCATGCGCACGCCGGCGCTGGCGGCCGGCGCCACGCCCAGCGAGACGAGGATGCCAAGCTTGGCCGCGTCCAGGCCGCCGGTGGTCCCCGGCTCCACGAACTTGTTGCGCAGGATGTGCTGCAAGATCACCCCGCACACCGCCAAGCCAACGCCAGTCAGCACCAGCGCGGCCAAGCGCGGCAAGCGGCTGGCCGTCAGCGTCAGCCACGCGTCGCCGTCGATTGCCAACAGGTCGATCTCGCGGGCGCCAACCAGCAGCGACACGCCGCACAGCACCAGCAACACGCCGCAGCCCAGTAGACGCATCATGCAATCCGCCAACCACGGGCCGCCCGGCGCTGGGCGAGAAACTGCGCGTACCGCCCAGCGCTGGCCGCCAGGATCGCTGGCGTGCCCTGCTCGACAATCTCGCCGTCATCCAGCACTAGAATCTGATCGGCCATGGCCACCGTCGACAACTGATGCGCGATAACAATCAACGTGCAGCGCCCGCGCAACCTGGCCAGCGCATCGGCGATGGCGGCTTGGTTGTAGGTGTCGAGGGCGGCGGTGGCTTCGTCCACCAGCAGGATCGGCGCGTCCTTGAGCAACGCACGGGCAATGGCGATACGTTGGCGCTCGCCCCCTGACAACCGC comes from the Pseudomonas shahriarae genome and includes:
- a CDS encoding iron ABC transporter ATP-binding protein translates to MIAVHNLHKTYGTQTVLAGVNANFAAGRLTSLIGPNGAGKTTLLMMIARLMAPSGGDIRLDGRQVGDIPLRDYAKRVATLRQAPDFNLRLTVEELVAFGRFPYSRGALTGEDHRVIDDALSFLALQPLRRAYLDELSGGQRQMAFLAMTIAQQTDCLLLDEPLNNLDIKHAVHIMRALRRLCDEQGRTVILVVHDINFAAHYSDHILAMKGGAVHCAGSVAEVVNETRLGELYDLDFEITHGARGRLCNYFNPA
- a CDS encoding iron chelate uptake ABC transporter family permease subunit, whose translation is MKRLWALVFALALGFVLFRSGLDFDYVIPKRLARLAAMCIGGVCVAWSSIIFQTLTGNRILTPAIMGYEAVYLLFQALLVLLLGTASLMLLGSQGNFVLSVLLMLGYSWALQRWLLREGNSNVYFLLLLGLVLSLVIGTVTQFVQLKISPGEFSILQDFSQASFNRVQPQQLLFSGLLVAALCLGFARTLPTLDVLALGRDQAMSLGVDYPRVVRLQLALVAALVAISTGLLGPTTFMGVLVANTTYALARTFRHRVTLPMGSTIAIAIFIAAQLLVEHVFNYKTTVSILVNLLCGTYFLALMLRTRGTR
- a CDS encoding ABC transporter permease, with the translated sequence MRLLGCGVLLVLCGVSLLVGAREIDLLAIDGDAWLTLTASRLPRLAALVLTGVGLAVCGVILQHILRNKFVEPGTTGGLDAAKLGILVSLGVAPAASAGVRMLFALLCCFAASLVFLAIIRRLRFHHTLLVPVIGLMYGGVLSAISEFYAYRHNILQSMQGWLLGDFSKVVQGNYEIIYLILPIVALAYLYAQRFTVMGMGEGMATSLGLNYAATAALGLLLVAVTVAATVITIGSIPFVGLMIPNLVALYYGENLSRTLPIVALGGAALLLACDILGRLLIFPFEVPIGLTAGIVGGGLFLALIVWRQR